A genomic window from Brassica oleracea var. oleracea cultivar TO1000 chromosome C8, BOL, whole genome shotgun sequence includes:
- the LOC106312475 gene encoding uncharacterized protein LOC106312475 encodes MEKNCGRREGINQIGCMWMFISIFGSNQKRLLMETKHRSKKFAGTNESVQKLIEEDVDVSIAGDEHVEAKAFKDESEEKFSEIIKRLIAQKQGEIQTCKDLLEAFHVLDSEEESLLKKKVSHEDSQSLGDSKRVVEAEQEAVVLPKRKRNFFSKKWRSEERKRNITSQVTKTIVVLKPAPNSLDVDSSSSNKSKTGRIFSRFIIGLIKRRLQASVGKKSCDVHVDKRHCVQEKIQSKSGKHVSDEEEEPLCSEGTSEDSKKIMSGLYIAARKHLSEMLANGDIDVNLPDKEVPRILGKILSLPEFSSPGDSPSLIPTHDLVSPLSQTTEVPEMLQCSEDSDKDDETLFTIDDSIVSDHVKETEKTEIEPLAETTSSSISRQEDGDKQSSNEEMMFTLSSSPESPPSSSVRMTECKETATDVQGKLSPVSVLETLFTDDESSPTTSTRFNSAEKRIQPLCIRFDEADSPKQDKPNNLKTSMDDKELTLSYIKAVVKSSGLSWEELLTRPFYSEQLLDLESTDDIAFCSTQLCDDKNLLNDCINEVLMDFCENELNPGPWITLLKPEVQLISDMEVAAKVAQEGVYWHLLPLPSPHTLDQIVEKDMGKAGSWMDLRFDIGWIGSGTSEFILDDLIEEIIRSCRDMVQAEPMQEQNINSL; translated from the exons ATGGAGAAAAATTGTGGGAGAAGAGAAGGGATAAATCAAATAGGATGTATGTGGATGTTCATCAGCATCTTTGGATCTAACCAGAAGCGCCTCTTGATGGAAACGAAACATCGAAGCAAAAAATTTGCAG GTACTAATGAGAGTGTTCAGAAACTTATTGAAGAGGATGTCGATGTTTCTATTGCTGGTGATGAACATGTAGAGGCTAAGGCTTTTAAGGATGAATCTGAAGAAAAGTTCAGCGAGATAATCAAGCGGTTGATAGCTCAGAAACAAGGAGAGATCCAAACCTGCAAGGACTTGTTGGAGGCTTTTCATGTTTTGGACTCTGAAGAAGAATCACTCCTCAAGAAGAAGGTTTCACATGAAGATTCTCAAAGCTTGGGAGATTCCAAGAGAGTAGTAGAAGCAGAACAAGAGGCTGTGGTGTTACCAAAGAGGAAACGTAACTTCTTCAGCAAGAAATGGAGATCAGAAGAGAGGAAGAGAAACATAACATCTCAGGTTACAAAAACAATTGTTGTTTTGAAACCTGCTCCAAATAGCTTGGATGTTGATTCTTCATCAAGCAACAAGTCCAAAACCGGGAGAATCTTTTCCCGGTTTATTATCGGTTTAATCAAAAGAAGACTACAAGCTTCCGTTGGAAAGAAGTCATGTGATGTTCATGTTGATAAGAGACATTGCGTGCAAGAAAAGATACAGAGTAAATCCGGGAAGCATGTTTCAGATGAAGAAGAAGAACCGTTATGTAGTGAAGGAACAAGCGAAGATTCAAAGAAGATTATGTCTGGTTTGTATATTGCAGCAAGGAAACACTTGTCTGAGATGCTTGCAAATGGAGATATAGATGTGAACTTACCAGATAAGGAAGTACCAAGAATCTTGGGGAAGATTCTTTCTCTCCCTGAGTTCTCATCACCCGGAGATAGCCCTAGTTTGATCCCTACGCATGATTTGGTTAGCCCTTTAAGCCAAACAACCGAGGTACCAGAGATGCTGCAATGCAGTGAAGATTCAGATAAAGATGATGAGACATTGTTTACCATAGATGATTCAATCGTTTCAGACCATGTGAAGGAAACTGAGAAGACAGAGATAGAACCATTAGCTGAAACTACGAGCTCTTCCATTTCCAGACAAGAAGACGGAGATAAGCAATCATCAAATGAG GAAATGATGTTCACACTGTCCTCTTCTCCAGAATCTCCACCAAGTTCTTCTGTTAGGATGACTGAATGCAAAGAAACTGCCACTGATGTGCAGGGAAAGTTAAGTCCAGTATCTGTCCTGGAAACTCTGTTTACAGATGATGAGAGTAGTCCAACAACAAGCACAAGATTCAATTCAG CTGAAAAGAGGATACAACCACTCTGTATAAGATTCGATGAAGCTGACTCTCCAAAACAAGACAAACCCAACAATCTCAAAACAAGCATGGATGACAAGGAGTTGACACTTTCATACATTAAAGCCGTTGTGAAATCCTCAGGCTTGAGCTGGGAAGAGCTTTTGACGAGACCCTTTTACTCTGAGCAGCTTCTTGACCTAGAATCAACAGATGACATAGCTTTCTGCTCTACACAGCTCTGCGACGATAAGAATCTCCTCAACGACTGTATCAATGAAGTTCTCATGGACTTCTGTGAGAATGAACTGAATCCTGGCCCTTGGATTACGCTCCTGAAACCTGAAGTCCAGCTAATCTCAGACATGGAAGTTGCAGCTAAAGTGGCACAAGAAGGGGTTTACTGGCATCTCTTGCCTTTGCCTTCTCCTCATACTTTAGATCAGATAGTGGAGAAAGACATGGGTAAAGCAGGAAGCTGGATGGATCTCCGGTTTGATATTGGTTGGATTGGTTCCGGCACGAGTGAATTTATCCTTGATGATCTAATAGAAGAGATCATCAGAAGTTGCAGAGACATGGTCCAGGCTGAACCAATGCAGGAACAGAACATCAACAGCTTGTGA